A region of the Curvibacter sp. AEP1-3 genome:
TCAAGCGCCGCCGCATGCCGCCGGATAATTCGCCGGGCTTTGCATTGGCTTTGTGGGTCAGCGCCGCAAACTCCAACAGCTGCGGAATGCGAGCCTTGATCGCGGCATCCTTCATGCCGAAGTAGCGGCCATAGACCAGCAGGTTCTCCGCGCAGGTGAAGTCCGGGTCCAGGGTGTCGAACTGGGTGACGACGCCCAGTTGCGCCTTGATGGCCATGGCCTCATGGGGCATTTGCAAGCCCATGGCCGTGATGGTGCCGCCGTCGGGCAGCGTGTGGCCCAGGCACATGCGTATGGTGGTGGTTTTGCCTGCACCGTTGGGGCCGATGACGCCCAGGCACTCGCCCGGGGCGATGTGAAAAGACAGGTCTTTGACGACTTCGGCATCGCCGTAGCGCTTGCGCAGGTGCTCGACCTGGAAAAAGGTGGGGTTGGAGCTTGTCATCATTGAAATGCCACTTCCGCAAAACTGCGCAGCTTGCGGCTGTGCAACTGGTCTATACCCTGAGAACGCAACAGCTCCAAGGCGCGGATGCCGATGCGCAAGTGCTGGTCCACCCGCTCACGGTAGAAGTGGTTGGCCATGCCGGGCAGTTTGATCTCGCCGTGCAGTGGTTTGTCGCTCACGCATAACAAAGTGCCATAAGGTACCCGGAAGCGAAAGCCATTGGCGGCGATGGTGGCGCTTTCCATATCCAGCGCCACGGCGCGGCTTTGGCTGAAGCGGCGCTGGGGCTGGTTGTCGGGCAGCAGCTCCCAGTTGCGGTTGTCGGTGCTGGCCACGGTGCCGGTGCGCATGATGCTCTTGAGCGCGCTTCCGCTGACCTGCGTCACATCGGCCACGGCTTGCTCCAGTGCGACCTGAATTTCTGCGAGGGCTGGAATCGGCACCCACAGCGGCAGCTCTTCGTCCAGCACATGGTCTTCGCGCACATAGCCATGGGCCAGCACATAGTCGCCTAGTTGCTGGCTGTTGCGCAGGCCGGCGCAGTGGCCCAGCATGATCCAGGCATGCGGGCGCAGCACGGCAATGTGATCCGTGATGTTCTTGGCGTTGGCCGGGCCCACGCCGATGTTCACCATGGTGATGCCAGCGTTGTCGGCGCGCACCAGGTGGTAGCCTGGCATTTGGGGCAGGCGGGGCGGCTCTTTCCCAAGAGCGTCTGCTGCCTCGGCAGGCAGACCGACCCGGCGGGTAACCATGTTGCCGGGCTCCACAAAGGCGATGTATTCGCTGTCCGGGTCTTGCATGGCTTTGCGGCCCAGCGCGATGAACTCGTCAATATAGAACTGGTAGTTGGTGAAAAGCACAAAGTTCTGGAAGTGCTCCGGGCCGGTACCGGTGTAGTGGCGCAGGCGGTGCAGCGAATAGTCCATGCGCGGCGCGGTAAACAGCGACAACGGCAGCGGCTCGCCCGGGCGGGGCTGGTAGGTGCCGTTGGCAATGCCGTCGTCCATCGCGGCCAGGTCGGGCAGGTCGAACACATCGCGCATCAGGGTGCGGCGCTCGGCGCTCATCTGGCCTTCCACATGGTCGTGTTCGGCGAAGGAAAAATGCACCGGAATCGGCTGGTTGCTGGTGGCCACCTCGATCTCGCCGCCATGGTTTTGCAGCAGCAAGCGGAACTGCTCCAGGTAGTAGCGGTGGTACAGGTCAGGCCGCGTGAGCGTGGTCTCGAAACGGCCGGGGCCGGCCACAAAGCCGTAGCTCAGGCAGGCAATGTCGGCGGCGGCCTTGCGCGACACGGTGTCGGTGTGGATGCGCACCAGCGGATAGCAGGCGCGTACATGGCCGCCCAATTCTTCACCGGCCACAAAACGCTGCATGGCCTGGCGCAAATGGCTGATGCTCTGGTCGTAAATGGCATGCACCTGGGCCAGGGCGGCGGCCGGGTCGGTAAAGCGGGCGGGGGCGATGAAGGGGGGCAGGCTGGTCATGCCCCCATTGTGCCGCTGGAATACGTCAGTGAACCGAAGGACTGCGTGGAGTAAAGTGTGGGCAACAGAACACAAGCGCACCCCGGTGACCGACCCCAAAGACTCCCGTTTCTCAGAAACCGGCTTCCCCTCCTTGCAGTGGGAGGACGAGGATTTGGACACGCGCCCCCTGCCACTCAATGAGCGCCCCTTGCAGGCGCAGATTGACCACGAAATGGCCATCATTGCGGAGCATCACATCCGTATTGCCCTCGCGATTGAGAAATTCTGGGGCCACAGGGATTGTGTGGAATACATCCGCACCCTTATCCTGAACGGCGGCTATTCAGACGGAGCAACCAAGCGGGTCGGCTTCAAATCGGAAGTGATTTCGGCCCTGATCAATCTGACGGCGCTGCACCGGATCGAGTAGCGCAGGCCTCGCAGATGCAGGCTTTGCCCTGCGCCTGCGCGGGGATGCGGCTCAGCAGTTCCGCACTGAAATCCACTTGGGTGCACCAGCACGGGCCCTGCGGCTGCCTGGTCAACTTTTCAATTTCCATGGCGCAGCGGTTTCCCTGGCCGCACACAGGGCACACTTCGGGGTTGACGTTGGCAGCGGGTGTTTCAGACATGAAGCTCGCAGTGTAGCCAGACCCCAACCGCACCTCACAGGAGAACGCCTTGGCAGTGGAAATCGAACGCAAGTTTCGGGTGACGGGCGATGCTTGGCGCAACGACAGTGGCGTGTTGTACCGGCAGGGCTACCTCAATCGGGACAAGGTGCGCACCGTGCGCATCCGCATTGCGGGTAGTGCCGCTTTTCTCACGATCAAGGGCAAAAGCACCGGGGCGACCCGGGCTGAGTTTGAGTATCCGGTGCCCATGGACGATGCGCAGGCCCTGCTGGCCCTGTGTGATGGTCCATTGATAGAGAAAACCCGCTATATCGTGCTGCATGCAGGTCACCGTTGGGAAGTGGACGAGTTTGCCGGTGACAACGCTGGTTTGGTTGTGGCGGAGCTGGAGTTGTCAGCGG
Encoded here:
- a CDS encoding AMP nucleosidase; the protein is MTSLPPFIAPARFTDPAAALAQVHAIYDQSISHLRQAMQRFVAGEELGGHVRACYPLVRIHTDTVSRKAAADIACLSYGFVAGPGRFETTLTRPDLYHRYYLEQFRLLLQNHGGEIEVATSNQPIPVHFSFAEHDHVEGQMSAERRTLMRDVFDLPDLAAMDDGIANGTYQPRPGEPLPLSLFTAPRMDYSLHRLRHYTGTGPEHFQNFVLFTNYQFYIDEFIALGRKAMQDPDSEYIAFVEPGNMVTRRVGLPAEAADALGKEPPRLPQMPGYHLVRADNAGITMVNIGVGPANAKNITDHIAVLRPHAWIMLGHCAGLRNSQQLGDYVLAHGYVREDHVLDEELPLWVPIPALAEIQVALEQAVADVTQVSGSALKSIMRTGTVASTDNRNWELLPDNQPQRRFSQSRAVALDMESATIAANGFRFRVPYGTLLCVSDKPLHGEIKLPGMANHFYRERVDQHLRIGIRALELLRSQGIDQLHSRKLRSFAEVAFQ
- a CDS encoding cysteine-rich CWC family protein, with amino-acid sequence MSETPAANVNPEVCPVCGQGNRCAMEIEKLTRQPQGPCWCTQVDFSAELLSRIPAQAQGKACICEACATRSGAAPSD
- a CDS encoding CYTH domain-containing protein yields the protein MAVEIERKFRVTGDAWRNDSGVLYRQGYLNRDKVRTVRIRIAGSAAFLTIKGKSTGATRAEFEYPVPMDDAQALLALCDGPLIEKTRYIVLHAGHRWEVDEFAGDNAGLVVAELELSAEDEAFERPAWLGEEVTHDARYFNSNLATQPFCTWGA